Part of the Fusarium musae strain F31 chromosome 3, whole genome shotgun sequence genome, TGGAGCGGATGATAGGTATAACTGGCCCGGATCGTCAAGAAATTGAACAATCCTAACTTGTTACAAGGTTGGCGCCCGGCACTGGAGAAATTGCCTCTGCAATAGCTTAACCAACGAGAATGCAGAGCAATTGAGGATCTAGGTTCCCATATTGCTTCTATTTATGATTGTTTGAATCTTCTAAGCCTACTCCTAAGGTATGTTGTTGTTTTTATTTACTGCTCCAAGTTTGTCATTGAGATGAGCGAGCGGTAGTCAAATGGCGAGAAATGAACGAGCTTTGACACGTAGCTAATAACCGCCCCCAAAGTTGGATCTTCCAGGCCAGCGACGTACATATGTACCTTACCTGCGACTCGTCCTCCTTGTCTCGGGTTAAAACAATTGGCCAGTACTAGGGGCATCAAGCTAATGACAGCAGCCGTTGTCTTGCTCCAATCCTGGGGGAGACAAGAATGGGTGGTGGAACTTGGAAGTCCTCTCAACGTGCATAACTTGGCCCTCCTTGGAGTGCCGGAGGAAACTACCAAAATATTCTTAGAAGTCTGGTATGCAGCTTTGCTGATTTGATATGACATTTGTTGAACACTAGAAGTTGTTTACTTCCCTAAGTACCAAGGCAAAGGTTaagaagcaggagaaggTAAGTTCTATAGCAAATATCTACAGATACTGGCAGAGGAGGTTACCTAACCAATAATCAAATCGAGGTCCCTTTTACGGAATGAGGGAGACGCTGTGCGAGCACTCGAGGAAACGACCCAGCAGTGTAagcattggattggatgcaaGAACCCAGCATGATAAATGGCCGACGAGGGTACGGGTTCATTATTGTGCCCCATCGTGACCAAGCTGTAACGCCTAAGGTACTGAATTAATACTGGCCGCAATATTGCGGTGCCTTGCTGATGCCCTGCACACAAAattttcttcaacttcatatGATGAATCACCAACAGCAATAGATATTAGACATATCGGTATGTCGACTCGGAGTATACGGAGTACAAGAGCAGCGGTTAACAGAGACTGCGTCGGAGCCAACACTGCCCAGCCACGGCTATGGTCAATCACCGATGCTTGACTCCCATTAAGACCTGCAAAATCGTCGGCAATCTCCACCAGCCACGAGCGTTCTGACCCACAAGGACAGACGGGTCagtctaggggaggaaagaaaactcaggaccttggccCTCAGTGTTAAAAAATTTCTAGGTAAGTTTGGCTCAGGGGACTCTTCACTATGTCTACTCtgtattttgacaccctttATCAAAGTTtaatgttttcttgcccccttaAGGGCAGTTGAGTTTGGAGTCGAGCTTGTGCCTGTGCTAGTCTCAACTCGGGGGAGACAGTTGCTTGAGATTGGCCAAGGACTGGCTAGTTTGCCCAAACTTTGATCTCTAGCTTCTCCTGAATCTTCCCGCCCGGCTTTGAGAACAAACTCCACTCAGGTAAAGAATCAAGATGCATTCAATTCCACTCACACTTGATCGTGATGAACCTGCGACAGGAACGTTATATGTTATTGGTCAGCAGCTATACTTGTACTTCAGGGGGCATGGCAGCGTGGATGTAGCTGTACATTATGTATCTGACTGGGGGTCGTTGTCTAATACAAAGAGCGTTGCAGCACTCGATGAGCAAGATACATATATCGATTAATTTTTTACGATAACATGGTTTGTTAAGCGCTTGGCCATGATTGTGGTCTAATAACATTCCCAGTACAACGAGTCATTGGGGTGACATAATGCACCCGAGACTGACGTTAGTTTTCCAAGTTACGAAACCTGAAGACGTGATTCATAGAAGTTTTCTAGTGCGAGTATGTGCGACGAGTCCGGAACAGAACAAACCGTACGAGTGATCAACAGTAGAGGCTAATAAGCGGCCACCGGCAGTAGAGTGCAGCCATGATATTATGTGATTGTATTCATTGAAGCATGTTTGTTAACAATGGGCAATTGGAAACGGCCGGGTTGAGTCTGCAACCAACATTCGTCCCACCCTATTATTGTCCGtctattcattcattcattcactctcAGATATCCTCACCTTCTGCAGCCACCATGTGCCATAATCAGAGCTCGTTATCCAGTGCAAACTACCAAAATAAGGTGACTTTAGCCACTTGCGGTCCATACTGGTACGCCATTCACCCCGTGTCGTCATCCTGTGAAGCATCCATTTGAGCACAACGTTGTTTGCGAGGCGCTCAGGGGGAAAAAGATGCAGTGATACCATCCATGACCCTCCAACCATGCCGTTGGTCCAACCACCAAGTGCTGGCAAGATGCTTTCACACTGTCGAGTCGCGCCAACGGCCCGAGGGACAAGAGATGGCGTTGCAACGATGGTGGGGGACGTTGGATGAGCCTGGAAAAGGGACGCAAGTTAACGGGAGTTGGGTTGGGTATCAGCGCCAGCTAAATGCCAAGGTACCTCTGCATGAGTTGTCTGCCCCGCTGATCGCATGTACCTTATCCCAATATGCTGGGGTCCAGGGTCCAAGCCATTTCTTCGGTTCCTTGCCTATCAGAAACCCAATTAGAGTCATTGCGTCTCTATCAACGCGAGGGTTTCTAGGGAATTATACGGAGGATGTTGGATCACTTGCAAGAAGCTTTTGAGATCGGATTGAATGGGAAAGAAAGTTTTAACAGGCATTTGTTCACAGCTGTCTGCTCCCTGACCAAGTATCCCCAGGCATTCAAGGGCCCTTCCTTTTGAAGCATAGGGCTCTTGATGTCTTGTTTCTAAACAACCTCGCTAATCAAGACCCCAATTCCTGTCGTTTGAAcaattcatcatcagagAGATCCATTCTTACCAGTAGCAAGACTGCAACCATGTCACCCCCGCAGGGCTCCTGATAATACAGTCAGCATCACGGTAGAGGAGTCCGGAAACACTGCTTCAACAGCCCGTGCTATGTACTGCACTGCTCTGCTCTCTGGTTCTGCACTACGAGGCTGCCCCATCGGCCGTTTGTATCACAATTCTTAAATTCAAGGGCCTCCATGCTACAGTGTAATTAATATCTTATCCCACAGCCCAATCCACCTCCCGCATTCCAGGTCATCTCACTCACCCTTCTTGTTGTCAAGTTCCCCTTGATCTGAGGAATACGACACAGTGCGTGTATAATTATACCTTATGTAGGTGGTTGTCTTCCTGTTCTCATTGCTTCCCGTCCTCTCTCTTATGTACTTGTCTTCCCGAACTTGATCTCCCCAACCCACTTATCCTGTTATCCCCCGAACAGCAGCTtaccctttttttcttcttatgAAGTCACCGGGCAGGATTCCCAGGAGAGGAAACGCAGAAGCAAAGGCAACACGAAACAGAGACGAAGCAAGGCAAAGCAAGTAATTTAATTCCGCTTGCAGGACCGCCATCACCAATTCAGCATCGCCACCCGGGCCAAACAACACACCACAACAATATCAATACCCCCCGCGCTGCACTGCGTTGTGCATCCAATCCCCAGTCCCAGTCCCCCCGTCAAACTCCTCCTATTGTTTGGCTTCGTTTGTTCCCTCTGGTCTTGCTTGATTCTGAAAGTCCTAGAccctatctatctatctctTGAGTTGAGCCAGACCTGCACGGCACAGCCACTGCATTGCACTGCACAGCACATCTATTCTGATTCTTCTCCCCTTCTCATTTTCCCTGCACACACACCCTGTGACTTGATACCTGTTCTGTTTCTGTCTACCTAGTCAGTCTCCTCCACCTGCTCGCTCGGCCCATCACAAAAAAGATCCCGTCCCTAACAGCAGCAAAGCAGCCCGCCGTCCCCTCTAAGGCCTTTTTTTAGCTCCAAAGGGCCCCCCAACCCAACTGCCCTCAGTTGACAGGCTGCTTCCTGCTTGCCGCTGGATCATGGACGGCCCCGGATATACCTCTGCGTCGTCTGCTTCTGCTCATACCGCAACTTCACATCGtcgcaagctcatcaagaaacCTCCCACTTACGCATACGCCCGCTCCTCCTCTGGCTTCGATGGTGGTGCCTTCGACGCCCAGTCCCTTGAGAGCAAACGCAGTTCCCAGAGTCTGAGAAGAGCCCCCAGTGCTCCCCCAGCCCGCTCAAACCCCGCGACCGTGTCCGACTGGCAAGACTCTGatcgatctcatcctcaatTATCcgccaacagcaacactCTTAGACCTGTCCCATCGCCCATCTCACCCCAGGGCGACTTCACCCCCGCTAATCACTGGGCACCCGTCCCCCGTCATCCCGACCGTCTCTCCGATTCTCACCTCCGCCCTCTCAGTAAGACAGCGGTGCCTGACGACCTAATCGGCGCTCCTTTTGACGGCGCTGCTATTCTGAACCGCATCGAATCAATAAAGATCCCTAGTCCGAAGGCTGCTGCCCCTCGTCAATTCCCGCCCCAAATCGTCAAGGCGCCTACCGACTCTAGGCTTGCTAGCCCTGCCTTACGAACTTCGACCAGCTTCTCAGCGATGGACTCGTCTTTGAACGAGAAGAGCCTAGGCCCAAGGGCTCCAACTGATGGGCCTTCGGTCAACCCCAAGAGATATTCCGACGATGGCAAGGACCTCAAGCCGGCCGTTCTACGAAAGAAGTCAGGATTTTCCGGTTTCATGAACAGTTTGGTCGGATCACCCAAGAAGCCCGTTATCTCTGCACCCGAGAACCCCGTTCACGTTACTCATGTCGGCTATGATAGTTCCACAGGCCAGTTCACAGTCAGTTCATCCATCTCTTTGTTCTTATACTCGTTAACAGACTCTAGGGTTTGCCTAAAGAATGGCAGCGGCTTATCAACGAAAGCGGGATTCCTGAAAAGGAAAGGCGAGAAAACCCGCAAACTATGGTTGATATCTTGCAGTTCTACAAAGAGACCACGGAGAGGCCCCCAGAGGATCAGGTCCTTGAGAAATTTCATCATGCTGGTCAGTATGCCACCTCTCCGGCAACTGCAGCATCACCGGGCATGTACCCGTCAAACTATATGGGTATGTCACCGAACAATATTTCACCTACGAACCCCAGGTTTCCAACTGTCAATCATGAAGGAAGTTTTGAGAATCCCCGAGCACCACCGCCTGTTCCCCGAGGCCAGGTTGGTAAGGACCTAATGCCCAGTCGCCCAGCCCCGAAACCGCCCGTCAGCATGAGCAATCGACATATGCCTCAAGGCGCATACTCGACCAAAGACTCAGGCATCGGTATGTCTCAGTCCGGCGACGAATCCTACGGCATGTCAAAGGACGCTGGCCCTATGCTCCCCGAAGAGCACCGATCGAGATCCAATTCGCGCGTCACTGGACCTACATACGCCCCGACTGCACCGCAACCCAACCCACAGCTCGCCCAAGCGCAAGCCGCCGcttatcaacaacaacttatgcaacagcagcaggaacAAGCCATGGCTCAGGCCCAAGCTGCCATGTCTGGCGGCATCGGCCGTGCTCCTAGTAAACGAACTCCTCATCCCCAGAACCCGAACATGCAAGCAGCTGCTGGGTACGGCCGCGCCCCGGAGTCTAACGGTGTACACAACGCACCTCGTCAACAGGCTCCTGGAGCAGCCGTGCCTGGGGCTAGGCCACGACACCGGGCTCGTCAGAGCGCAGGCCTTGACATCGTTGCTGCCCTTAAGCGCATCTGTAGCGAAGGCGACCCTCGAGACATATACCGAGGATTCAACAAGATCGGCCAGGGTGCATCTGGAGGTGTTTTCACTGGTCACGAGCGTGGCACGAACAGATTGGTGGCTATCAAGCAGATGAATCTCGAACAGCAACCTAAGAAGGACCTGATTATCAACGAGATTCTTGTCATGAAGGATAGTTCACATCccaacatcgtcaacttTATCGACAGTTATCTTTGTGGTGGCGAGCTATGGGTCGTCATGGAGTTTATGGAGGGAGGCAGCCTTACGGATGTTGTCACCTTCAATATCATGTCTGAGGGGCAAATCGCTTCCGTGTGTCGTGAGACCCTTCTTGGTCTGCAACATCTGCATTCCAAGGGAGTCATTCACCGAGACATCAAGTCGGACAACATCTTGCTATCCCTGGAgggcaagatcaagctgaGTGAGTGACAAGTATTCCAGTGGCGGCGCAAGGCACAACTAACCGTAGCAGCCGATTTTGGATTCTGTGCGACCATCAACGAAGCCCAGAACAAACGAACAACCATGGTGGGTACACCCTACTGGATGGCGCCCGAAGTCGTTACTAGGAAAGAGTACGGGCGCAAGGTTGACATTTGGTCTCTGGGTATCATGGCTATCGAAATGATAGAAGGCGAGCCACCATACCTGACGGAATCTCCGTTGCGTGCTCTGTGGTTGATTGCAACCAACGGAACTCCTCACATTAAGAATGAACAGGATCTTTCTCCTGTGTTCAAGGACTTCCTCTACTTTGCACTCAAGGTGGATCCGGAGAAGCGAGCCAGTGCTCATGACCTGCTGAGGGTAAGTCTCTGATGTTCCCGGTTAAATCATCTCACTGACCCTGTTTTAGCATGAATTCATGAAGCAGTGTGTTGACCTAGGTCAGCTATCGCCATTGGTACGAGCCGCTCGAGAACAGAGGGCGCAAGAAAAGGCTCGCAAGGGGCAGTAGGTAAACCCCGGGAGAAGAGTTCCTCCTGCAGATCCCCCagtgagaaaagagagacttCGCCGACTATTGCCGGCGTTTCTCAGACGATGATCGATGTATCTCCAAGTCGATACAGTGGTCTCGATTGACGACGTCCCCACGGGCACAATCCGTCCTTGGGTCACGATTCTGCATACCCAACTATCTAATGACCATTTTCTTCCACAAATTATTCAACTGTCATAGCAGGCCTTGCATCTTGAAGTTGGAATTGATACGATACCGCGTCAAGGGGTGACTCGGATTATGTTATGCGCATGAGGTCGCGAGTTCGACACATTGCACGAAAAGAAAAACCCAAAAGGTGCCAGCAGGCGGACACCAAGATGACGCCTGGCGGCACATAGATATGACACGCTGGATATACCCCTGCATACGAATTGTTCTTGCACATCGAGTTCGCGCTCGAGGCTGGGCCTGTCACGATACTAGACCTAGCCATGTCTCCTCACCAGCTTTGAAtcataaaaaaaatagtttgCTTCCGTACATTGGTGCCCAGGCTTTTCGAGATGTGTCTGTGGTGATGATACCAAATGGGATTTTTTTGTATTCGGGTGTCAGTCTGAGTGACTATGTTTGACAGACCTAACGCTCAAAGCCAATCAATCTCACCAAACAAACGAAGCCAATACTTAACTAAACATTCTAACGCAAAGACGACAAGACAAAACAACAAAATCATTAGATCAGCCTGCGACGACTATACTTTGTTTCTTCAATGGTGTCCGTCCTACAATAACTTGCTCTTCTGGAACATGAGGCTGCCCTGCTCCCATTGTTGGTAGAAGGGGCTGATATGCTTCTGGACTCTCAAACAACCTTGGCCCTCTCTGACAGCGGCGTGGCCTTCCATGCCTGTGGGTAGCCCATTACCAAGCACAGCAACAGTGCCAAGGGAGGCAGGTCGAGCTTGGTGTTTGAGCTTGTCGTGGGAATGTGACGAGAATGGTGAGGAGAAGTGTATTGAGTTGCGTAcggaggctgctgctgcacgGGCTGGGAGGAGGGTTTTCTTGATGAGTCGGTTGCGCAAGGACCGAGCGGCGCGGACCAGCGAGATGGAGGGAGTGCAGAGTAGTTGCATATTCGGAAAATGATGTCGAGCCCTTTCTCGAGGTGTTGATATGAAGGATGAGCTGTTTATCTGAACGTGCACTTGATTTTGGAATGTTGAGTAGACCGTGGAAAAGATACTCATAAGCGAGTATGTGTTTTCGGTCTTTTTATAAGGAGGAGAGAATAATAGGAAGAGAAGTTATAGACAGAAGACGATTAAAATGGCTTTAGTTAGTCCTTCCGAGTCATTGCATGAGTTGGCCGTGCTCCCCTCTGAAACGCCCTTCCATCATGAGCCGGAAGACGATGCGGTCTGCCGGTGGCACCTTGGGGTCCTCTTTGACATGTAGGTGTATGTGTCTTGCACGAGATCCTTGGAACGTGGAGGAACTTGGTTCGTTGGATCTGTAGTGTCGGTTTCGCATGAGTCGTTGTGTATCGAAAGGTTCAGCTCGTTACTTGACTGTTTAGTAGTCTTGAGTAGATGTGTTCAACGTtcactaggtacctagttgtGATATAAAAGGTGTTTTTGTCTTGGTTCCTGCATCCTCATGAGACATTTCTCCCGAGTCTCTCCCATATGCTTTGATTTAGGAGGCTGACTCTGGGCATGATCTCATGCCGctatctcctccttcatgtTGGTATCGGCCCATATTCTCCACCGCCAGTTTGGTTGGCGACCCGAAAAACAAAAAGGCTGGCCCGGATCTTTGACCCGGTTTTGATCGTCTCGAAAGATGCGAAAATACGGATAGAGCGGTGAGAATAACCTAGACCCAAATTATTGGCTCAAGCTGGATTGCCGTTTTTAACATGCAAGTGCCATCGTGATTGGCTGCCCGGAAACATGCGATGATTGATTGACATTGACGTGCATTGGTGGATTATTGCGGTTTAGGTGGACTTGGACCAGACTACACTTTGCGtatctaccttacctaaggtaggtaccttagctaaAGTCACGATCTGCCTCTTGCAGACGCAAGGCAAGGGACAAGAAACTTCGGTTGTTAGCTCACGATACCCATTAACCTTGTTTCACACCCGAAAGTCTAatcaagaaacaagaaagCATATTCGTTTATACAACCATTCACCAGAGAAAATAAGCGGTTCTTTTCGTTGAGTTCATTCATTATATGCCAGTGGCTATTAAAGTTAGATCCTCTGTCTGGATCTCTTCGCTCCGTGTCTAATACGGCAGTTATTCATCCTGCTCTACGGTATCCAGAGCTGATCTAGTTTTATCCTCATACGTCCCCTCCCTCCCCTTTTTGCCCTTGCTCAAAGCTCAAAAAATAGGACACCAATTGTTTCCGGAACTCCAAACAAAGAAAATCAAATCCTCTTTCAGGGCCTTCCCAATTCAGCCATTCATTCGTAGGAACCGTTCTTCGCTAACTGTCAAACAATCGCACCGCTCGCTTAGTAGCATGTGTAGCCACCGTCGATGATGCAGTTAGAGCCAGTCATGAACTTGGAGGAGTCTGAGGCGAGGTAGATGCAAAGGCCGTTGAGCTCGTCAACGTTACCCAGTCGGTTCTGGGGTGTCAAGGAtttccagatcttcttctgggcgTCAAGCGCAGGAACTCGGTTGAGGGCAGTGTCCATGTAACCGGGAGAGATGCAGTTGACCCGGATGTCGTACTTGGCCCACTCAGCCGCAAGGGACTTGCCGAGTTGAATGACACCGGCCTTGGAGGCATTATAGCAGCTCTGCTCCTGGGGGAAGTTGACAATGGAACCAGACATGGAAGCGACGAGAATGATGCTACCAGGCTTTCCAGCAGACATCATGGCACGGCCAACGGCCTGAGACATGAGGAAAGAGCCAGTaaggttgatgtcgataAGGCGACGGAACATGGCAGGGTCGTAGgtctcagccttgatgttGGAGTCGGCGATGCCGGCAGAGTTGATGAGAACATCAGGAGCACCGTAGCGCTCGACAACCTCGTCGACGGCAGCGTTGATGGCAGCACCGTCACGAACATCGACCTTAAAGAAGGAGACAGGTAGGCCAGTCTTGTCGTGAAGCTCAGCTGCGGCTTCGTCACCAAGCTCCTGGTTGGCGTCGAAGAGAACAATGTTCTTGGCACCAGCCTCAGCACAAGCACGAGCCATGTGGTTTCCGAGACCACGGGCTGCGCCAGTGAGGATGATGGTCTTGCCATAGACACTCATGTTGCGCATGGTGTGGGGGAGCTGCTCAAAGGTCTTGCGGGTGAGCGGCTGAACGATATCGCTCTCGGTAGAAGGAGCACGAGGCTCACTGGGAACTCGAGCAGCTGCCTCGGGAACGTTGACTGTGTGCTTGTCACCAGTGCCTTGGCCAGCACTGTAGACTGTGACAGGAACCTCCTTCTCGCGAACAAcgttcttcttcaagttgGTGTCAATGACACGCTGCACAGGTGTGGCTGTGAAGCATCGCGAGTTCTTGGGGAGAGCAATGGCAGAGGCCCGAGTGGCACGGAGGACGTTTCGAGAAATGGAGTAAAAGGCCATTGTGAAGGTTGTGTAGGTTGAGTTGGTGGTTGAGAATACCTAGGGAGGATATGGGTATATAAGAACAGGAGTGATTGCGGGAGGAGAAGCGATTGTAGATTAAaaggtcttggtcttttggTGCAGACACAAGGGCTCAAGCGAGAGAATGGGTATAGAGTGGAAGATAAAGATTGTAAAAGAGTTGAACAGATGGAGGGCTTCTCTCGATATATAGGTCGAAAGGTTGTGGGTCCGAAAGTAAACACAGATAGAGTGTGAAGTGTGTTGCGGAAGTGGAGGGAGTGCAGGCAGTGAGAGCAATGCAGAGAAAACTCTAGACCTGGGCACGAaagtttttttcttcttccttttttcttGTACCTTGTCGCAGAAATTGTATGGCAGGGTCGCAAGGAATTAGTGTGGCGGTATGTCCGTGAGGAAGGCGAACGAATGGGTGTGGTGTGGGCGTGGGTGTGGTGTTGCGAGGCCCTTGAGGTGGACTGTAAGCGATAAGGTGCGGTACGGTGCAGCGCAGCGCAGTGCAGGTGACTTCAGCTAAGGCTAGAATCAAGGGGTCTACTCTCGTTTGGCGGCTCTGGAGGCTTCAAGTGCTTGTTCAAGGAGGGTGGCAGCGGGCGCGGGGGCCTGGATTGAGAGAACAGTGGAACCGGGAGTGCAGGCAAAGATAGAACAGTTAGGTATGTGAAGTGCAGATCTCACGGCAGGAAAACTCCGAAGTCAGGTAAGTCTAAGAGTTAACGGGATGGGCCTTTGGGCAGTGTAtggcagtgcagtgcagttcTGTTCTGTTTAGGTGACTGCGGGAGGACCGGTGCTATTTTCGGGGCTCTTCAATAGCGACTCCAGAACGGCAATTCAGTCAATGCTTTTGTTCGCTGTGTAGAGCTGATCTGAGATAGATGTCCTGGATGTCTCGAACAACGGAGATTCGGGTTTGGGATTCGGATCCGGGACTGGAGGCAAGCTTGTTGGTGGCAAATGCTACGCGTGTGTGTGTGCTATGGTGCAGCAGAAAGTTATATCTCCAAAGGTGGTGCGGAGAAGGTGTCGATGAAAATCTAGTTATAACAGGGCGTTAGTCGCAGTTATCATCGAATTTGGCCACAGCAGAAAAGAACCAAATGGTTGGCAGGGCCTATTACGTGCGAAAGGCAACAAGAATAACTTCATTGGGCATAACATACAGCTTCAGATGAACTTTTGATCGAAGTGGGAAAAGATTCTGTGAGAAGCTAAGGTCGTAGAAAATGCATGTGTGTGATGAAAGGTTATGGGGAACTAGCTCCGGCCGGCAATGGATTTATATAGGTTCCATGGCATCCAGATATCCATGCCTACGCCTACCTTACCTCATGGCAGCTACAATACCGAGTACAAAATACACAATACACACGTAGGTGGACCAACCACCGGCACGCTTCCTGACACCCAAGCAAGGGAGAACGGCTCTTCACCGACTTCGGTGTAGACGGTGAGGTCAGatctgtatgtatgtagcgAGCAACCGTAGATAAGGTATCGAGGTACATTGGTACTGGTTCCTGAATTAGAAGTTCCTTAGTTCGGGTCTAAGAAAGGGGGGTAGCACAAACTGAACTCTcacctcaccctcacctcaCATCGTGTAGGGACCGGGGCACCGATGTCGCATCAGCCGGGGGCTTCCTCCAAAATGTGAGACGGGATGGGAGATTTGTGATGGTCACAAGATCGATTGCCAGGGCCACTGACAGGGTCATTGCATTTCCTGACTCCTGTCAAGAGATTGATCAAAGACGAGACGTGGACTAGACCACAGCAGAGGCGCATTCAGGCACGCAGAAGCAGTGCAATGTGGGGGAGCATTGATTGCATGGTCTGAGATTTACCCTAGCAGGTAGTCTTTGTTTTGAATATTTGAATATGGGCTACGTTGGTATTCATGCGGGTTGGGAGAACATTCTGAGGTGTTTTACATATACGGATAGGTAGCCTTAACTGGTAGTTGGGGTGAGACGGTGTTGTTTCCTCTTACCTCGTTTTGAAAGCGATGTATTGCGCAAAGTTGGTTACATAAGGCATTTTTAAAAGGTCCCTTCCCAACCTAATTGACAATTATATCACCAGTCAATCAATTGATATATGTGCTACGGAGTATTGCATATACAGCCGGTCCGGGTTTCTTCTCTCATAACCCTccgactttttttttttttacagCTTTGATAACTACGTGGGGTTCTCCACTGCTTCTCAATGCCCACATCGGAACATGCATATGCAGCTCTAATTCAGAGGTGACGGTCTAGAGGCAGCCTCTTTTCTCACCCCTCTATTACGTCTCACATTcatgtcttttttttttttttttttttctctctggAAACACAAACACAGTCACAAACACGTCACGGCATCATTGCGTGTTACTCTCTGTTCAACGCCAATCTCGGACAAACAGCCAGCCATTGACGCATACGGTGGCACGGAAAAGACACTTTGCACACTCGTCATCGAaaagtacagtacatacatcCAATGTCCATGATGAATGAGGTTGAGAGAGCGGGAAACAAGCATAAGGTATGGGGCGGCACCCAGGGATTCGATGCACCAAGTGGAGAGAAGATCAATTAGAAACCCAGATCCCACGGGCAGCCGTGGGGAGCTATGGCGGGTCGCGGGGAGCCAGCTCCTAGCCTCTAGGGGCTCTTCGGGACGTTGCAGGGGTAGCTCTGGCCAAGCTGGGTGGGCTCCACGGGCTAAGTTCCATAGCATAGGTTTTCTCGGTAGCTATTCCTGGGACCCCCACCTTTCTCTGTCTTCCTCCCTCTCAACCTCCCCTCCTCCACAGCAGGCGCTTACATGGTGAGATGGGTGGTGATATGATGGGATGTCATGTCTCCAACTGTTTTGCTGGATAACTCGGGCAACGAAAGGACTGCCCATCCGTCCTCCG contains:
- the MST20 gene encoding Serine/threonine-protein kinase mst20, whose product is MDGPGYTSASSASAHTATSHRRKLIKKPPTYAYARSSSGFDGGAFDAQSLESKRSSQSLRRAPSAPPARSNPATVSDWQDSDRSHPQLSANSNTLRPVPSPISPQGDFTPANHWAPVPRHPDRLSDSHLRPLSKTAVPDDLIGAPFDGAAILNRIESIKIPSPKAAAPRQFPPQIVKAPTDSRLASPALRTSTSFSAMDSSLNEKSLGPRAPTDGPSVNPKRYSDDGKDLKPAVLRKKSGFSGFMNSLVGSPKKPVISAPENPVHVTHVGYDSSTGQFTGLPKEWQRLINESGIPEKERRENPQTMVDILQFYKETTERPPEDQVLEKFHHAGQYATSPATAASPGMYPSNYMGMSPNNISPTNPRFPTVNHEGSFENPRAPPPVPRGQVGKDLMPSRPAPKPPVSMSNRHMPQGAYSTKDSGIGMSQSGDESYGMSKDAGPMLPEEHRSRSNSRVTGPTYAPTAPQPNPQLAQAQAAAYQQQLMQQQQEQAMAQAQAAMSGGIGRAPSKRTPHPQNPNMQAAAGYGRAPESNGVHNAPRQQAPGAAVPGARPRHRARQSAGLDIVAALKRICSEGDPRDIYRGFNKIGQGASGGVFTGHERGTNRLVAIKQMNLEQQPKKDLIINEILVMKDSSHPNIVNFIDSYLCGGELWVVMEFMEGGSLTDVVTFNIMSEGQIASVCRETLLGLQHLHSKGVIHRDIKSDNILLSLEGKIKLTDFGFCATINEAQNKRTTMVGTPYWMAPEVVTRKEYGRKVDIWSLGIMAIEMIEGEPPYLTESPLRALWLIATNGTPHIKNEQDLSPVFKDFLYFALKVDPEKRASAHDLLRHEFMKQCVDLGQLSPLVRAAREQRAQEKARKGQ
- a CDS encoding hypothetical protein (EggNog:ENOG41), encoding MAFYSISRNVLRATRASAIALPKNSRCFTATPVQRVIDTNLKKNVVREKEVPVTVYSAGQGTGDKHTVNVPEAAARVPSEPRAPSTESDIVQPLTRKTFEQLPHTMRNMSVYGKTIILTGAARGLGNHMARACAEAGAKNIVLFDANQELGDEAAAELHDKTGLPVSFFKVDVRDGAAINAAVDEVVERYGAPDVLINSAGIADSNIKAETYDPAMFRRLIDINLTGSFLMSQAVGRAMMSAGKPGSIILVASMSGSIVNFPQEQSCYNASKAGVIQLGKSLAAEWAKYDIRVNCISPGYMDTALNRVPALDAQKKIWKSLTPQNRLGNVDELNGLCIYLASDSSKFMTGSNCIIDGGYTCY